ATGTCGCTGTCGACCTGCGCGCTGGCTCGCCAACGTTTCTGCACTGGCATGGTGTCGAGCTGTCTGCCGAAAACAATCGCGCTCTGATGATCCCGCAAGGTTGCGCCCATGGCTTTCAGGCGCTGGTTGATGGCACTGAACTGCTCTACCTGCACTCGCGAATGTATGCGCCGTCTGCGGAGGGCGGGCTCAATCCGCTGGATCCGCGGCTAGCAATCTCTTGGCCGTTGCCAGCCACCATCATGTCGCCGCGCGATGCGGGACACCAGCTCGTTGACGCCGAGTTTACCGGAGTTTCTACATGAAGTGCCGCCACTGCCATTCGGATGTCACGTTGCGGTTGATCGACCTCGGGTCGTCGCCGCC
This is a stretch of genomic DNA from Polymorphobacter fuscus. It encodes these proteins:
- a CDS encoding dTDP-4-dehydrorhamnose 3,5-epimerase family protein translates to MSRFQCIATPIEGVFVVERQRLGDSRGFLSRLFCAEELAQVGFTLPVAQINHTLTETSGTLRGLHFQHPPAAEDKLVSCLRGAVFDVAVDLRAGSPTFLHWHGVELSAENNRALMIPQGCAHGFQALVDGTELLYLHSRMYAPSAEGGLNPLDPRLAISWPLPATIMSPRDAGHQLVDAEFTGVST